In Methanothermobacter sp., the following are encoded in one genomic region:
- the proS gene encoding proline--tRNA ligase: MTEFSEWFHNILEEAEIIDQRYPVKGMHVWMPHGFRIRKNTLNILKRILDRDHEEVLFPLLVPEDELAKEAIHVKGFEDEVYWVTHGGLSKLQRKLALRPTSETVMYPMFALWVRSHTDLPMRFYQIVNTFRYETKHTRPLIRVREITTFKEAHTIHATAEEAEEQVERAIEIYREFFDSLGIPYLITKRPPWDKFPGSDYTMAFDTLMPDGKTLQIGTVHNLGQTFARTFEIKFENPEGEHEYVHQTCYGLSDRVIASVIAVHGDESGLCLPPEVAAHQVVIVPVIFKKAADEVMETCRDLRDRLEDAGFRVHLDDRDLRAGRKYYEWEMRGVPLRVEIGPRDLENNSAVISRRDTGEKITADLDGIQDTLRDLMADILENLRRRAWERMESEIREAGTIEEARNIIEEKMGIISFMWCGDEECGMDVEEKVRVDILGIQEGGSGKCMNCGRDAPYRAYLARTY; encoded by the coding sequence ATGACAGAGTTCAGTGAATGGTTCCACAATATTTTAGAGGAAGCTGAGATTATAGATCAGAGGTATCCGGTCAAGGGTATGCATGTATGGATGCCCCATGGATTCAGGATAAGGAAAAACACCCTCAATATCCTGAAGAGGATACTTGACAGGGACCATGAGGAGGTTCTCTTCCCGCTTCTTGTACCTGAGGATGAACTGGCAAAGGAGGCCATACACGTAAAGGGCTTCGAGGACGAAGTTTACTGGGTTACACATGGGGGCCTCAGCAAGCTACAGAGGAAACTGGCCCTCAGGCCCACAAGTGAAACCGTCATGTACCCCATGTTCGCACTCTGGGTCAGGTCACACACGGATCTACCCATGAGGTTCTACCAGATAGTTAACACCTTCAGGTATGAGACAAAACATACAAGGCCTCTGATAAGGGTACGTGAGATAACAACCTTCAAGGAGGCCCACACAATACATGCAACCGCCGAGGAGGCAGAGGAACAGGTTGAAAGGGCCATAGAGATCTACAGGGAATTCTTTGACTCCCTGGGAATCCCATACCTCATAACAAAGAGGCCCCCGTGGGACAAATTCCCTGGCTCAGACTACACGATGGCCTTTGACACCCTCATGCCCGACGGCAAAACCCTCCAGATAGGAACCGTCCACAACCTCGGGCAGACCTTTGCAAGGACCTTCGAGATAAAATTTGAAAACCCCGAGGGTGAGCATGAGTACGTCCACCAGACCTGTTACGGCTTATCAGACAGGGTCATAGCCTCGGTTATAGCTGTCCATGGGGATGAATCAGGTCTATGTCTACCCCCCGAGGTTGCAGCCCACCAGGTGGTTATAGTGCCTGTTATCTTCAAGAAGGCCGCTGATGAGGTCATGGAGACCTGCAGGGACCTCAGGGATAGGCTTGAGGATGCAGGTTTCAGGGTGCACCTTGATGACCGTGACCTCCGGGCAGGGAGGAAGTACTATGAATGGGAGATGCGCGGCGTCCCCCTGAGGGTTGAGATAGGGCCAAGGGACCTTGAAAATAATTCCGCGGTCATCTCCAGGCGGGACACCGGTGAGAAGATAACAGCAGACCTTGACGGTATCCAGGACACCCTCAGGGATCTCATGGCTGACATTCTCGAAAACCTTAGGAGAAGGGCCTGGGAGAGGATGGAATCAGAGATCCGTGAGGCAGGGACCATAGAGGAGGCCAGGAACATAATAGAGGAGAAAATGGGCATAATATCCTTCATGTGGTGCGGTGATGAGGAGTGCGGCATGGATGTTGAGGAGAAGGTCCGGGTGGATATCCTTGGGATACAGGAGGGTGGAAGCGGTAAATGCATGAACTGTGGTAGAGACGCCCCCTACAGGGCATACCTTGCCAGAACCTACTAG
- a CDS encoding metal ABC transporter permease — protein sequence MLEILEYQFMRNAVVAAVLVSIACGIVGSYVVTKRIVSISGGISHAAFGGVGLGYLLGMNPVTAAIPFTVAAALLMGKITRKTDISEDTAIGMLWSAGMALGILFVNLSPGYAPDLFSYLFGNILMVSSADLWTMLVLDLIIIASALLFNREFVALCFDEEYAEVLGVPADTFYLYLLSLVAISVVVLIKAAGIILVMALLTVPAAVARDFSTDMGDIMIKASITGIFAAILGLWVSYWFNISSGAIIVLILTLLFGAARILKSLRSS from the coding sequence GTGCTTGAGATCCTAGAGTACCAGTTTATGAGGAACGCTGTGGTTGCAGCGGTACTTGTCAGCATAGCCTGCGGTATAGTTGGAAGCTACGTTGTGACCAAGAGGATAGTCTCAATAAGCGGAGGTATATCACATGCGGCATTTGGTGGCGTGGGGCTGGGGTACCTCCTGGGTATGAATCCGGTGACAGCGGCCATCCCCTTCACCGTTGCAGCCGCTCTCCTTATGGGTAAAATCACAAGGAAAACAGATATAAGTGAAGATACCGCGATAGGCATGCTCTGGTCAGCTGGTATGGCCCTGGGTATACTGTTCGTGAACCTCAGCCCTGGTTATGCCCCGGATCTTTTCAGCTACCTCTTCGGCAACATCCTCATGGTAAGCAGCGCAGACCTCTGGACCATGCTCGTCCTTGACCTCATCATAATAGCAAGTGCCCTCCTTTTCAACAGGGAATTTGTGGCGCTCTGCTTCGATGAGGAGTACGCAGAGGTCCTTGGTGTGCCTGCTGACACCTTTTACCTTTACCTGCTTTCACTGGTGGCCATAAGTGTCGTTGTACTCATAAAGGCAGCGGGCATAATACTTGTGATGGCACTGCTCACGGTTCCAGCGGCTGTTGCAAGGGACTTCAGTACAGATATGGGTGACATAATGATTAAGGCCTCAATCACAGGCATATTTGCAGCCATACTGGGCCTATGGGTTTCCTACTGGTTCAATATCTCATCAGGAGCCATCATAGTCCTTATCCTCACACTTCTATTTGGCGCGGCCCGGATACTGAAGTCCCTGAGGAGTTCATAA
- a CDS encoding MGMT family protein, which produces MYILRHPLACVAILCGDGRVQRIFFASEGDNGTSSGQESGFMAELTGSIWRFLDGADVRFDLSILDWGVCTEYQRRVLLVVSDIPRGSTLSYAEVAESAGGGPRSVAGALAGNPFPLIIPCHRVIRSDGSPGGYQGGSDLKRRLLEMEGVL; this is translated from the coding sequence ATGTATATTCTGAGGCATCCACTTGCATGTGTTGCTATTTTATGTGGAGATGGCAGGGTTCAGAGGATCTTCTTTGCATCTGAGGGGGATAATGGTACCTCCAGTGGCCAGGAATCTGGGTTCATGGCGGAACTCACAGGTTCCATATGGAGGTTCCTTGATGGTGCGGACGTCCGCTTTGACCTCTCGATACTTGACTGGGGGGTATGCACAGAATACCAGAGGAGGGTCCTCCTTGTGGTATCTGACATTCCAAGGGGCTCCACGCTCTCTTATGCCGAGGTCGCAGAGTCTGCAGGTGGAGGTCCAAGGAGCGTGGCAGGGGCACTGGCAGGTAACCCCTTTCCACTTATCATCCCATGTCACAGGGTTATAAGAAGCGATGGGAGCCCTGGGGGTTACCAGGGGGGCAGTGATCTTAAGAGGAGGCTCCTTGAAATGGAGGGTGTCCTTTAG
- a CDS encoding adenylosuccinate synthetase yields the protein MTCTVLVGGGWGDEGKGKCITYLCYNDKPSIIARAGVGPNAGHSVEFRGDKYGLRLTPSGFFHEDARLLIGAGVLVDPEVFLHEMEYLSKYSVAERTGVDYRCAIIEKKHKEQDQSSSYLSKKIGSTGTGCGPANADRVMRTAKLAREVSELEDFLTDVPLEVNEALDEGEDVFVEGSQGFGLSLYYGTYPYVTSKDTTASTAAADVGIGPTRVDEVIAVFKSYITRVGEGPFPTEISQEEAEELGLEEYGTVTGRRRRIGLFDMEMARESCMINGATQIAVTCVDRLYPQCERVREYSDLSAEVKRFIEEIESETGVPVTIISTGPSLEDTIDLRDELL from the coding sequence ATGACGTGCACCGTTTTAGTTGGAGGAGGATGGGGTGACGAAGGTAAAGGTAAATGCATAACCTATCTATGTTACAATGACAAGCCATCAATAATAGCAAGGGCAGGGGTGGGACCCAACGCGGGCCATTCAGTGGAATTCAGGGGTGATAAGTACGGGCTCCGCCTCACACCCTCAGGTTTCTTCCATGAGGATGCAAGGCTCCTCATAGGTGCCGGGGTCCTGGTTGACCCTGAGGTCTTCCTCCATGAAATGGAGTACCTCTCAAAGTACAGTGTGGCAGAGAGGACAGGTGTCGACTACAGGTGCGCCATAATAGAGAAGAAGCACAAGGAGCAGGACCAGTCATCCAGTTACCTCTCCAAGAAGATAGGGAGCACGGGTACAGGATGCGGACCCGCCAATGCAGACCGCGTCATGAGGACAGCGAAACTTGCGCGTGAGGTGAGTGAACTGGAGGATTTCCTTACAGACGTCCCCCTGGAGGTCAACGAGGCCCTTGATGAGGGGGAGGACGTCTTTGTGGAGGGATCCCAGGGGTTCGGCCTTTCACTCTACTACGGCACATACCCCTATGTTACAAGCAAGGACACCACCGCAAGCACAGCCGCGGCCGATGTGGGTATTGGACCCACAAGGGTTGATGAGGTCATAGCGGTCTTCAAATCATACATCACAAGGGTTGGTGAGGGCCCCTTCCCGACTGAGATCAGCCAGGAGGAGGCAGAAGAGCTCGGCCTTGAGGAGTACGGGACAGTCACAGGGAGAAGAAGGAGGATTGGCCTGTTTGACATGGAGATGGCCAGGGAATCCTGCATGATTAACGGGGCAACACAGATCGCTGTTACCTGTGTCGACAGACTCTACCCTCAATGTGAACGTGTCAGGGAGTACTCTGACCTCTCAGCCGAAGTGAAACGTTTCATAGAGGAAATAGAATCCGAAACTGGGGTGCCAGTCACCATAATATCCACGGGTCCATCCCTCGAGGATACCATTGACCTCAGGGATGAGCTGCTCTAA
- a CDS encoding ATP-binding protein yields MDYYHDEKMQELFELLKQPKSLDEIDLSVNFIKNLLLKIIATYGSIQVNRIHEITGLHVDILEECLKEMEKDELCAPTGGGFLFPSVTYTIKKQGRKQADKLLRENPYMGMAPVSYDSYFEIMGRQLEGRFPIMIPQEVIDKAFSDVVGNESAKKTLIEAAIGGKGLFIYGPPGTGKTFITSKMSDLLPPLLIPRYVEFSEQVIQFYDPDFHRACPEQPEDPRWVKIYAPFVFTGSELTSEKLETRFDPNKGVYETSPIIKANGGVLLIDDLGRQKEDHNALLNRLIVPLENKKDMIYVKGSPIVVHTHFIPAFSTNLDITIMDEAHLRRAPLHVHLEKPSVDEIVEVFRRNLESMGEEYDPEVLERFARVYRPMTEGGEGLQPTFAHARDIAQIAQAVRIRKGEDRLTLETMEEALQQHVLIALQRRFTPMLFERIIRKKA; encoded by the coding sequence ATGGATTACTACCATGATGAAAAAATGCAGGAACTCTTTGAGCTGCTCAAACAGCCAAAGTCACTGGATGAGATAGACCTCTCAGTTAACTTCATAAAAAACCTCCTTCTGAAGATCATAGCAACCTATGGTAGCATACAGGTTAACAGGATACATGAGATAACCGGTCTCCATGTGGACATACTCGAGGAGTGCCTCAAGGAGATGGAGAAGGATGAGCTCTGCGCCCCCACAGGCGGGGGCTTCCTCTTCCCCAGTGTAACCTACACCATCAAGAAACAGGGGAGGAAACAGGCTGATAAACTCCTCAGGGAGAACCCCTACATGGGGATGGCACCTGTAAGCTATGACAGCTACTTTGAAATAATGGGCAGGCAGCTTGAGGGGAGATTCCCGATAATGATCCCCCAGGAGGTCATAGATAAGGCCTTCAGTGACGTGGTGGGAAATGAAAGCGCAAAGAAGACACTCATCGAGGCAGCAATAGGTGGTAAGGGATTATTCATCTACGGGCCGCCGGGTACAGGTAAAACCTTCATAACAAGCAAAATGTCAGACCTTCTGCCCCCGCTGCTCATACCAAGGTATGTGGAGTTCAGTGAACAGGTCATACAGTTCTATGACCCTGACTTCCACCGTGCATGCCCTGAACAGCCAGAGGACCCGAGATGGGTTAAGATATACGCCCCATTTGTCTTCACAGGGTCCGAACTTACAAGTGAGAAACTTGAAACCAGATTTGACCCCAACAAGGGAGTATATGAGACATCACCCATAATAAAGGCCAATGGTGGAGTGCTGCTAATTGACGACCTTGGAAGGCAGAAGGAGGACCACAACGCCCTCCTGAACCGCCTGATCGTCCCACTGGAGAACAAGAAGGACATGATCTACGTTAAGGGGTCCCCAATAGTCGTCCACACCCACTTCATACCCGCCTTCTCAACCAACCTTGACATAACAATAATGGACGAGGCCCACCTCAGGAGGGCGCCGCTGCATGTACACCTTGAAAAACCCAGTGTGGATGAGATAGTGGAGGTCTTCAGGCGCAACCTTGAATCAATGGGGGAAGAATACGACCCCGAGGTCCTTGAAAGATTTGCAAGGGTCTACAGGCCGATGACCGAGGGAGGCGAGGGCCTCCAGCCAACCTTTGCCCATGCAAGGGATATAGCCCAGATAGCCCAGGCCGTGAGGATAAGGAAGGGTGAGGACAGATTGACCCTTGAAACCATGGAGGAGGCCCTCCAGCAGCATGTGCTCATAGCACTCCAGAGGAGATTCACCCCCATGCTCTTTGAGAGGATAATAAGAAAGAAGGCATGA
- a CDS encoding UPF0179 family protein, which yields MITLIGEKLARKGSRFLFCGPAEECEDCRFRSTCIGPLEEGRLYRITDVKDRYQKCPVHLGEKVKVIEVEKSTVEALIDAKGAFEGSVISFDFPECDLECSMHDLCFPEGIRDGDRCRIVKNLGKPGKQCPGGHELRRVLLKPLNKK from the coding sequence TTGATAACTCTTATTGGCGAAAAACTTGCAAGGAAGGGGTCAAGGTTCCTCTTCTGCGGACCTGCAGAGGAATGTGAGGATTGCAGGTTCAGGTCGACATGCATAGGACCCCTCGAGGAGGGGAGGCTCTACAGGATAACCGATGTTAAGGACAGGTACCAGAAGTGCCCTGTTCACCTTGGAGAGAAGGTGAAGGTAATTGAGGTTGAAAAATCCACTGTCGAGGCACTCATAGACGCAAAGGGAGCATTTGAAGGATCAGTGATTTCATTCGATTTTCCTGAATGTGACCTGGAGTGCAGCATGCATGATCTATGTTTCCCTGAGGGCATCAGGGATGGTGACAGGTGCAGGATTGTAAAAAATCTTGGAAAACCTGGAAAACAGTGCCCTGGCGGTCATGAACTGAGAAGGGTTCTTTTGAAACCCCTGAATAAAAAATGA
- a CDS encoding NAD(P)-dependent glycerol-1-phosphate dehydrogenase, producing MDPRKIQLPREIHTGPGVIEDTGRICSDLRFEGRVMVVTGPRTLKIAGETAIESLQGAGFEVDQVTVGDATMASVSQVQDGLNGTSLVLGVGGGKVIDVAKMAATLEGVHFISVPTAASHDGIASPRASIRNGEGTASLEASSPIGVIADTEVISKAPFRLLASGCADIISNYTAIMDWKLAHRLLNERYSESAAALSLMTAKMIINSADAIKEGLEESARLAVKSLISSGIAISIAGSSRPASGSEHKFSHALDMVAPEPALHGEQCGVGTIMMMHLHGGDWRFIRDALARINAPTTAAELGIDPEYIIEALTLAHTIRKERYTILGDRGLTREAAERLAKITEVI from the coding sequence ATGGATCCAAGGAAAATTCAGCTACCAAGGGAGATACACACAGGGCCCGGTGTTATAGAGGATACCGGGAGGATATGCAGTGACCTCAGATTCGAGGGAAGGGTTATGGTGGTGACGGGCCCCAGAACCCTTAAAATTGCCGGTGAGACGGCAATTGAGAGTTTGCAGGGTGCTGGATTCGAGGTTGACCAGGTCACGGTTGGGGATGCCACCATGGCCTCGGTGTCCCAGGTCCAGGATGGCCTCAACGGCACCTCCCTTGTGCTTGGTGTGGGTGGGGGTAAGGTTATCGATGTTGCGAAGATGGCCGCCACGCTTGAGGGCGTGCACTTCATAAGTGTGCCCACAGCGGCATCCCATGATGGGATAGCCTCCCCCAGGGCATCCATAAGGAACGGTGAGGGCACAGCATCCCTTGAGGCCTCTTCACCAATCGGTGTGATAGCAGATACTGAGGTAATAAGTAAGGCCCCCTTCAGGCTCCTTGCATCAGGCTGTGCAGATATAATATCCAATTACACGGCCATAATGGACTGGAAACTTGCCCACAGGCTTCTTAATGAGAGGTACAGTGAATCAGCAGCTGCACTTTCACTCATGACAGCCAAAATGATTATAAACTCTGCCGACGCCATAAAAGAGGGTCTTGAGGAGAGTGCAAGGCTAGCTGTGAAGTCACTCATAAGCAGCGGCATAGCAATAAGCATAGCAGGGAGCAGTAGGCCTGCAAGTGGCTCGGAGCACAAGTTCAGCCACGCCCTTGACATGGTGGCACCCGAACCTGCACTTCACGGAGAACAGTGCGGGGTGGGGACAATAATGATGATGCACCTCCACGGCGGGGACTGGAGGTTCATAAGGGATGCCCTGGCAAGGATAAACGCCCCAACAACAGCAGCCGAACTTGGCATCGACCCTGAATACATCATAGAGGCACTTACACTGGCCCACACTATCAGAAAGGAAAGATACACAATCCTTGGAGACAGAGGTTTAACCCGCGAGGCCGCTGAAAGGCTTGCAAAGATAACGGAAGTGATATGA
- a CDS encoding zinc ribbon domain-containing protein, producing the protein MPERKHRPHIREEKLDNIRGNMKIVRVNCGAENPKDSNFCSGCGRNLKRKICVRCSTENADDAVYCRRCGMKLEGDVPEGYSTLPCRNMEGLTAPEFIVILLFSPLAGLIGFLIWYGEKPRKARQSLSIALVMFLFAMIIFLF; encoded by the coding sequence ATGCCAGAAAGAAAACACCGACCCCATATCAGAGAGGAGAAACTGGATAACATCAGAGGGAATATGAAAATTGTACGTGTAAACTGCGGGGCAGAGAACCCAAAGGACAGTAACTTCTGTTCAGGGTGCGGGAGAAACCTCAAGAGGAAAATCTGCGTCCGATGCAGTACCGAAAATGCCGATGATGCGGTATACTGCAGAAGATGCGGCATGAAACTTGAGGGTGACGTCCCGGAAGGTTACAGCACACTCCCCTGCAGGAACATGGAGGGACTCACAGCACCTGAATTCATAGTTATACTCCTATTCTCACCCCTAGCAGGTTTGATAGGATTCCTCATATGGTACGGTGAAAAGCCAAGGAAGGCACGGCAGTCCCTCTCCATAGCCCTGGTGATGTTCCTCTTTGCCATGATCATATTCCTTTTCTAG
- the thiD gene encoding bifunctional hydroxymethylpyrimidine kinase/phosphomethylpyrimidine kinase gives MMALSIAGFDPSGGAGILADIKTFSALGVYGAGVITALTAQNVGRVSGVMAVPPEFVAEQIDLVMEDLDIVHAKTGMLYSEEIVLTVAEKIREYELEVVVDPVMVAASGGSLSAGGFSDALKDHLLPEALIATPNVAEAERLSGVSIRTLDDAVRAAVVLGEICDVIITGGHLGGNNVICIDGDVSVLEGELVESRNTHGSGCSFSAATTAYLEAGLELADALRKAGDFVREAIRHGHHGTLNQFWMYGERVSAEDLKD, from the coding sequence ATGATGGCACTTTCAATCGCTGGTTTTGATCCATCAGGTGGGGCAGGGATCCTAGCCGATATCAAGACATTCTCTGCCCTTGGAGTTTACGGTGCAGGGGTTATAACCGCACTCACTGCCCAGAACGTGGGGAGGGTTTCGGGTGTAATGGCCGTGCCCCCCGAATTTGTCGCCGAGCAGATCGACCTTGTGATGGAGGACCTGGATATAGTGCACGCCAAGACCGGTATGCTCTACAGTGAGGAGATAGTGCTGACCGTTGCAGAGAAGATCAGGGAGTATGAACTGGAGGTTGTGGTGGACCCTGTGATGGTGGCGGCCTCAGGAGGCAGCCTATCTGCAGGTGGTTTTTCTGATGCGCTTAAAGATCATCTGCTCCCTGAGGCACTTATAGCAACACCCAATGTTGCAGAGGCAGAGAGGCTCTCAGGGGTCTCCATAAGGACCCTGGATGATGCGGTGAGGGCCGCGGTGGTCCTGGGTGAAATCTGCGATGTTATAATAACAGGAGGCCACCTGGGCGGTAATAATGTGATCTGCATTGACGGTGACGTGTCTGTGCTTGAGGGTGAACTGGTAGAGAGCAGGAACACCCATGGAAGCGGCTGCTCATTCTCAGCTGCAACCACCGCATACCTTGAGGCGGGTCTTGAACTGGCTGATGCCCTGAGAAAGGCCGGGGACTTTGTAAGGGAGGCCATAAGGCACGGGCACCACGGCACCCTAAACCAGTTCTGGATGTACGGTGAAAGGGTTAGTGCTGAAGACCTGAAGGACTGA
- the rpiA gene encoding ribose-5-phosphate isomerase RpiA has translation MDLKRMAALRAVEEIKDGDIVGLGTGSTTHHFIVELGRRVREEELEVMGVPTSYQSMLLAAESGIGVTSLAEHDVDVAVDGADEVDPQFNLIKGGGAAHTLEKIVDSSAGRFIVIVDESKLVDRLGAFPLPVEVIPAACRPVMVRLESMGATVTLRSCEGKDGPIVTDNGNFVLDASFGVIDDPADLEVELNSIPGVVENGIFAGLADMVIAGTEGGVEILRPRG, from the coding sequence ATGGATCTCAAGAGGATGGCCGCCCTAAGGGCGGTTGAGGAGATAAAGGATGGGGATATCGTCGGACTCGGCACCGGTTCAACAACCCACCACTTCATAGTGGAACTTGGAAGGCGCGTCAGGGAGGAGGAACTGGAGGTTATGGGTGTCCCCACATCTTACCAGTCAATGTTACTTGCAGCAGAGTCAGGTATAGGGGTCACAAGTCTTGCAGAACACGACGTCGATGTGGCTGTTGACGGCGCAGATGAGGTGGACCCTCAATTCAACCTTATAAAGGGGGGTGGGGCTGCCCATACACTTGAGAAGATAGTTGACTCATCTGCAGGGCGCTTCATAGTTATAGTGGATGAATCAAAACTTGTTGATAGGCTGGGCGCATTTCCTCTCCCTGTTGAGGTCATCCCTGCAGCCTGCAGACCCGTTATGGTGAGGCTCGAGTCCATGGGGGCCACTGTAACCCTCAGGTCATGTGAGGGGAAGGACGGCCCCATTGTAACAGATAACGGTAACTTTGTCCTTGACGCATCATTCGGTGTTATTGATGACCCTGCAGACCTTGAGGTGGAGCTCAACAGTATACCGGGTGTCGTGGAGAATGGTATCTTCGCAGGCCTTGCTGATATGGTTATCGCGGGGACTGAGGGTGGTGTTGAGATTCTCAGGCCTAGAGGGTGA
- the cofC gene encoding 2-phospho-L-lactate guanylyltransferase — translation MKTCAIIPVSRFAHAKTRLSPTLSPSEREGLLRAMLMDVSEALRRHVDRVLVISADADVLEYAYSLGVDILEEKGRKDLNGALEQAAEFCIPEFERVMITPSDIPLIGKTDITELLHRASHFDVVIAPAKGGGTNTLIFRPGSMRLRFGDCSFFEHVSEAESRGLSVSVYDSFYLSLDVNTAEDLGEIILHGEGTHAREYLRKLSFTVRPSRGSDRLEVSRSF, via the coding sequence ATGAAGACCTGCGCCATAATACCGGTTTCAAGGTTTGCACATGCAAAGACGCGGCTATCCCCCACACTTTCACCATCAGAACGGGAGGGTCTGCTCAGGGCCATGCTGATGGATGTTTCAGAGGCCCTCAGGAGACACGTTGACCGTGTGCTGGTTATCAGTGCAGATGCAGATGTCCTTGAATACGCATACAGCCTTGGAGTCGATATACTTGAGGAGAAGGGCCGGAAGGACCTCAACGGTGCCCTTGAACAGGCTGCCGAGTTCTGCATACCAGAATTTGAGAGGGTCATGATAACACCCTCAGACATACCCCTCATAGGGAAAACCGATATCACTGAACTCCTCCACAGGGCATCCCACTTTGATGTTGTTATAGCCCCTGCCAAGGGTGGGGGGACCAACACCCTGATATTCAGGCCGGGGTCCATGAGGTTGAGGTTCGGTGACTGCAGCTTCTTTGAGCATGTGAGTGAAGCTGAGAGTAGGGGTCTCAGCGTCTCCGTGTATGACTCATTCTACCTTTCACTGGATGTTAACACAGCAGAGGACCTCGGGGAGATAATACTCCATGGAGAGGGGACCCATGCAAGGGAGTACCTCAGAAAGCTCAGTTTCACTGTGAGGCCCTCAAGGGGTTCTGACAGGCTTGAGGTTTCAAGATCATTCTAG